The genome window CCACTCGAACAGCGCATGCTGCAAAAAGGCGTCGAACCGTTTTCTGTCCAAGCCATGCGCGAAACCGGTGCAGTCACCAACCTCGTCTATTCCTCTCTCGGTATTGCGTACAAAGACAACGATGAGGAAATTCTTCCACAAATCGTTCCTCAAAATGTGGGGCAACTCGAATATAATCTGATCAGTACCATCTACCGTCTCGAACGGGACAAACCCGCAAAAATCGGTGTTTTCTCTTCAAAACCATTTCAATTGCTCAACAATTATCTTGCCCATGAAAAATATGAGGTCGTCCCGTTCGGAATCACCAAAAGCAGCCCTATTCCGGCCGATGCCGATGCGCTGCTTGTTCTCGAACCACGGAGCCTGAGCGATCGCCAGCAATACGAATTGGCCCGGGCTCTTGCATCGGGACGTAAAATACTCATGGCCGTGCAGGATAACGTCTGGGACTATAATATCATGCAAGGGGCACTGAATATCACTCGCATCCCCGTGACACCCAATGTGAATCCCCTTCTTGCTCACTACGGTCTTGGTATTGATCAAAACGTGCTCATGGACGAAAGCAACACCGGTATCCGTATGGCTCGAAACCAAATCGAGCAGCTTTTCGGTGGGGGGCTTGATCTGAAATTGCCGATCCAAATCCTCATTGATCGCGAATCCATGAACAAAACCGATCCCATCACAGCCCGACTTTCACAATTTCTTTATATGTGGGGATCCGCTCTCACAATCAACCAGGAAGAACTCGAGAAAAACGCTTTGACGGCAACGATCCTTGCATCCACAAGCCCCAATGCCTGGACCGTCACTCCACAACAACGCCTGACTCAGGAAGACATCACGCCTCCTGCAGCTTCCAAACGCAAAGCGTACCCCGTTTTAGCACGCATTACCGGACAATTCCCCGATGTAACCAAAGACCAGACGCCTCCCGCCTGGAATGATCCTCAGATACAAGAGGGGGCATCTGAGCCTGAAACCGTTCAACCCATCACGCCAGCACCGGGGGAACTCTATCTTGTCGGTTGTTCCGAGCTGTTCAGCGATGATTTTCTTGCTGCCAGTCTCGATCTTGTCCTCAATATCGTCGACTCGATGGCCCTTGGTCCCGATCTCATTACTATTCGCGGTAAGAAAGCCATCAATCGTATGATTCCGAATGTATCGCCTGAAGCGGCCGCATTGTGGAAAATCATCAACTACGGACTTGTTCCTCTCTGTATTGCCATCATTGGGATTCTGCGCACCATGTCCCGACGACGCCGTCGTGCTCGATATGCCGAGGATATGTGTAAAGTTTAAGCTCACGGACCAAACGATACGTCCCGTTCGGAGCTATCCCCGTTAAAAGTTTTTGAGGGAGGAGTTGGCGGCTGGAGCCATCTCCCCCTCTTCTATACACTAGGAGAACATCATGAAGAACAAAAGCGTCGCCGTTCTCGGCATCATCATCGTGCTGTTGGCCGCGGCTCTGCTGGCAAAAAAAACCTTGTTCGCTCCGAAGGATATTCTTTCCTATAATGACCTGTTCACCTTTTTTCCTGACAACGCCACTACGGCCGATGTTGCGGAAATCACTCTTTTCGACGGGGCGAAACCCGATGCACCGATTACGCTGAAACGCGATGGAGAAACTTGGCGACTTGTTTCCATGCAAAATGCGAAGGCAGATATCGGCCAAGTGGCCGGTCTCCTCGGATGTATTGCCAAAATGAAGGGTGAGGCCCGCGCTGACGATGCCAGCTTGCATCCCGACTTCGCGGTTGATGACGCCTCTGCCGTGCATATCATTCTCAAAGACAAAGATGGAAAAGAACTGGCGAATATTCTCGCGGGGAAAGGAGACTGGAAATCCTCGTTTGTCAGACCCAATAACGCGGATGTGGTTTACGCAGTCGAAGACAATGTCCGTGGTCGTGCCGGGTACGTTGGAAACGCTCTTGACCCAACGAAATGGCTCGACAAAGTCGCCTTACGTCTTCCCGAAGAAATGATTGACACCATCACGGTGACAACCCCGGAAGGCACAGCCACCTTCACGAAAAAAACGGAAGCTACCACAGCAAAACAAGAAGGCGAGGCCGAAAACCCCGAGTCCGTCTCATGGCAGGCACAAGGAGGTTCATGGCTTTCCGATTCACAACAGGCCGTGAAAGAGCTTATTGGCGGTCTGTTGGCTGTACGCATTGTCGATATTGTTCCGGCGAAAGACGCCACGTCCCTCGACTTTTCTACGGCACCGTATTCCATTACCACGACCGGAAAAGTCTCGCATACGATCACGGCATTGCCCGTCGGGATGAATGCGAAAGATCAATCAACGGAGTCGAAAGTATATCTCAAAATAGATGATGACCCGTTGGTTTATGTCATGCCGACATCGGAATTCACGACACTCTTTCTCCAACCACAAAACGAAAACCAGACAGAGGCCCCCGTCCCCAACGCTCCCATGACCATGCCCAATATCATTCCTATGATGCCGCAGCAGGGTCAATAACCTATTCGTGATCTTCGTATAATACACAAGGCCCCTGAACATTGTGTTGAGGGGCCTTATTTGTTCTTCACCTTTTCTTTATAGCAACTCATCTCAGAGTACGGACGGAGATCAATAGATAGGATTATTCCAGGTAACGAAATAAAGCTGTTCACTTACGATGTTGAACGCTCCCCGCATCAACTCCTTTGCAAAGCATACTTTTCGAAATTTATGACGCGAAAACGAATGGTCAAAATTCTTATTTCTTCTGAAAAAATCGAAAATATAACCGTTCAATGATCGGGAGTGTTTTAGGATCAATCCGTTCAAACACCTCGATCGGTGGAACATTTCCTCCATACGCCGCTTCAAGCTCTTCCCATGTTATTTCAATTTGACTGGGATCGGGACGGTCCTCATACCGGCTCATGGCGATAAGAAGGGAGCCATCATCATTGAGAACTTCGATAAGAGGCAAAGGAATATATCCAGAAGCCTTGGCCTGTTCGATCAACGCTTGACGACAACGTCGAACATATCGCGCTCCGAAAAACGGTATTTCCCACAAGGCGTGTTCCAATATCGGAAACCGCCCAGCAAGACGTGTCTGAAAAAAAAGTCCTTGAGGTGCTTCATGGACAGGGAGCGGGTGGGGAGCAAGCTGAATAAAGTCTACATCGCTTGGACGAACGATGCAGCCAGCGAGTGCTTTACTCGCATTCCCATTTTCATCAAATTGATAATATACAATAAAACATGCTGTCGACACCACGCCGACTGTTTCAAATACTTCTTTTTGAAGCGCTCGAGCGGCTGCCCATAGCTCCATAGTCGGACCAAAAACTTCGCGGCCCACGAGGGAAAACGGCCCCATTGACGTTATCGTCACGCGGACGGGACCGATGATCCCGAACATGCGCAGAAACCAGATTGCAAGCCCAAAAACAAGCCCGATAAAAACCAAACCCAAGACCACGTTCATAATCCAGCACCATAGAAGACTCGACAGCGTTGCGATGTTTTTATTATGATACAACACTTCATAGCACGGTGTTTAATCACTTGCTCAAAACGCACTGGACCCCCAATATGTATCATTTTCATCGATGTTCATATTTTATGGTATGATGTCGTCAACGACAAGTATCGTTCACGCATCGTTCCTGATACGATAATCAACGATATGTCTCAGGTGAAAGCGGCCTTGTCACAAGCTTGGGAAAGCAGTAATATCTTTTCCCTTGGGCGGATGAAAACACAAACCGCCGAGGCAGCCTCTGCACGCCATACTTTCGAGATCGTTCAGGGCCATGCACCAAACGCCGTATGGGTTTGCTCGATCTGGTTGTTTTTTCGTGTCCTTAAAGGCAATGCGCGTAGAGCATAAAGTGTAACTGTTCAACTTTTTTCAAAGAGCAATGGATGTCTATGTTTCAACCTGGTGATTCGGTCGAGGCGCAATGCGGAAAATGTAAGGGTGTCACCCGACATGCCGTCGTAGTTGTCGAACGTGGCGAAGCCATGCAGGTCCAATGCACGTTTTGCGGTTCCCGTCATAAATTCAAGCCAAAGGATTCAGCGGGTAACCAGGCGGCCAGGGCCCGTAAAACAGCCAGTGGTCCCAAAAAGGCCACAGGTGGCAAAAAAGCGACCAAGGCGGCACAAGCCTCGGCAGCAATTCTGCGAGAGTGGGAAGATGCTGTGGCCGCTGCCGATCCAACACAAGCCAAACCCTACTCAATGAACAGCGCGTTCGAAGAAGGCGATTTGGTGGATCACAAAAAGTTCGGCATGGGGATCGTGAGTCAAGTCATTGTGCCCGATAAAATGGAAATTCTTTTTCGCGACGGCATCAAACTGTTGCGATGTAATTTGCAATCCTCCTGATGCGGTAGCGAGGCGACATGGAGCAGCGTTCCGATAGAATTGTCGCACGAATGGTCACGGGCTCCTGCTTTCCCCCATGAGCAAGGTCATCCCGATCCAAGGAGGCACAACGATTCGCGAACGCCTTTTGCAGGCGGTCGAAGAGACGTTAGTGTGTCATGGTTTTGAAGCCATCACTATAGACATGGTGGCTCGTGC of Desulfovibrio inopinatus DSM 10711 contains these proteins:
- a CDS encoding DUF4340 domain-containing protein, which codes for MKNKSVAVLGIIIVLLAAALLAKKTLFAPKDILSYNDLFTFFPDNATTADVAEITLFDGAKPDAPITLKRDGETWRLVSMQNAKADIGQVAGLLGCIAKMKGEARADDASLHPDFAVDDASAVHIILKDKDGKELANILAGKGDWKSSFVRPNNADVVYAVEDNVRGRAGYVGNALDPTKWLDKVALRLPEEMIDTITVTTPEGTATFTKKTEATTAKQEGEAENPESVSWQAQGGSWLSDSQQAVKELIGGLLAVRIVDIVPAKDATSLDFSTAPYSITTTGKVSHTITALPVGMNAKDQSTESKVYLKIDDDPLVYVMPTSEFTTLFLQPQNENQTEAPVPNAPMTMPNIIPMMPQQGQ
- a CDS encoding Gldg family protein, whose product is MHDMWTIFKRELSAYFNSAVGYIFLIVFLIINAGIFVTGFFQFPLAEMRPFFAILPVTLCVFIPAVTMRLWAEERSENTVEMLLTFPMRPLSIVLGKFMAGFIFYLLALVGTGMIPIMLLALGHPDVGQILCSYLGASLLGAFFISLGLLISGFSRDQIVAFVVSLLACFGFYLLGTDFIAAALDAWVAGFGGFLRDLVGATGHYLVFTKGVFETADLLYFLVWTGLFLFLNGLFIEGRNRKTATMTFSVACLLCLVIGVLFNALVTDASLGRIDMTEGAIHTISPASKRILANLKAPVQVTYYVTPSEDMPTEMQNLERDVLDILQELRVASGNRFQFKRVHMQAANVLRQNPADKPDADPLEQRMLQKGVEPFSVQAMRETGAVTNLVYSSLGIAYKDNDEEILPQIVPQNVGQLEYNLISTIYRLERDKPAKIGVFSSKPFQLLNNYLAHEKYEVVPFGITKSSPIPADADALLVLEPRSLSDRQQYELARALASGRKILMAVQDNVWDYNIMQGALNITRIPVTPNVNPLLAHYGLGIDQNVLMDESNTGIRMARNQIEQLFGGGLDLKLPIQILIDRESMNKTDPITARLSQFLYMWGSALTINQEELEKNALTATILASTSPNAWTVTPQQRLTQEDITPPAASKRKAYPVLARITGQFPDVTKDQTPPAWNDPQIQEGASEPETVQPITPAPGELYLVGCSELFSDDFLAASLDLVLNIVDSMALGPDLITIRGKKAINRMIPNVSPEAAALWKIINYGLVPLCIAIIGILRTMSRRRRRARYAEDMCKV